The genomic region TCAGAGACGATGGATCGTTGATTCTACCCTACCCACGCCGAATAGCGAAGAGCCATCATGCGGAAGGCGGCTGGCAGCCGAGATTTTCCGAGCGGGAATGCGAAACCATCTTCGCAAACCTCGAAAAGATGGGCTGTCCTCTCGTCCGCATCTGGGCCTTCGAGCGTCAGGAAGGCCTGATGTTCACCAGGGACCTCTCAACGGACAGCCGTTATCCGTATCACGAAGTCACCGGCCTGGACCCTGTCTTTCTCGAGAACTGCCGGACCATCATGAAGAAGGCGAACGAGCACCACGTAAAGGTATACTGGTCTCTATTGAACCATCTCATTCGCGAGGAGCAGGGCGGACGGCACATGCGCATCATCACCGACGCGAAGGTGCGGGCTTCCTACATCAACAATGCCGCGGTTCCCTTCCTGAAGGAGTTTGGCAAAGACCCGGCTTTCTGGGCCGTCGATATCATCAATGAGGCGGAAGGCGCCATCACCGGCCTCGAAGCTCTTTCCGGATCTCTCCGTCTGAAGGGCGGCTGCTCCTGGAAGGAGATGCGCGCATTCATCAGGGCATGTGCTGATGCTTTCCACGCGGCCGTTCCCGGCATACAAGTGACAAGCACAAGCGGCTGGCATGAGGAGGCAAGCCTCAAGGCCGGAAGGTTTTCGGGGCTTGGTCTCGATTTTTACGACTGGCACTCCTACAAGGACAATCCGGTGCTTCCCGCCGCCTCCGACCTGGGGCTTGACAAGCCGGTCATTCTCGGAGAATGCGGTCCTCGCACCAACAAACCCGATGCCGATTACGCCTTCCAGGGAAAGAACTGGCGCGCGTATTTCGAGCAGGCACGTCGCGGATATGCCGGCATCCTCACCTGGTCCTACGGAAACCCGGGAAGCGAGGAAAACATGGTCATGGTCAACAAGGACCATTCCTGGCGTGCCGGTGCCAGAGCCATCTACGAGTACAGCCGCGGCAACCTTTTCCCCGACGCCGGCCCGATCCTTCTCACGGATGAAGAAAAGGCTGATCTTCCTGAAATCAATGAAGCCATCTCAATTCTCTTTTCCGCGGCAAATGACCGGCTTCTCGCAGATCCGGCGAGAGTGAACGGCAAGCTGTTCATCTCGTTGGTAAACCAGTGCAGATATTATTATCCATATCTGAACCCCAATTTTGCCAAGCTCCGGCTTCGGGCCGTCTGTAAAACGCTCGCCGATCTCGGGGATTTCGAAGTTCGACAAGCTTCTTCCGATCCCGACGCCTTGGGGCGCACCGACCGGCTGCGCGAAATTGGATCGGCCATCCTGGCAAAGATCACCTCGTCGCGATTGCGAACCCTTGCTCCGGTCGCGCGGCTGATCGCTTTCACGTCCTCTTCGGGAACCACCGCGAACTCCGCTGTCAAACGGTCTTCTCCCTTCGGGGAAAGTATCATCAATATCCGTTCAGACAACTGACCACACATCGACGCTCGTGTGATGGAACGTGTTCAGGAATCGGATGTTCATCCGAAGGATGGTATCATCATTGGTGCATCCCCCTTTCCAGAGGCATTGCGGAAAAAGACGCTGCCACATTCGGCGGGAATCTGATAGAGTGCTTTTATCCTGATCCGGGAGTGCAGCCATGATCGATTTGCTGAAAGTCTTCGCGGGAAGATCGAACCGGCAGTTCGCGGAGGAAGTGACCGAGCATCTCGGGCTTCGTCTGGGAAAACTCGATATTTCGACGTTTTCCAATGACAACATTTCCGTCCAGATCCAAGAGAACGTGCGGGAACGGGATATCTTCGTCATCCAGTCGTTCACCGAGCCGGTGAGCGACCATATCATGGAACTCTTCATCATTCTCGACGCCCTGCGCAGCGCGTCGGCCAAGCGCATCACGGCGGTCATCCCCTATTTTTCCTACGCGCGGTCCGACAAGAAGGATGCGCCCAGGATCTCGATCACCGCACGGCTCATCGCCGACCTTCTGCAGACCGCCGGCGCCGACCGGGTGCTGACCATGGACCTGCATTCCGACCAGGTGCACGGCTTCTTTTCGATTCCCGTCGATCATCTGAGCGCGATTCCCACGCTGGCAGACCATGCCCGCCAGACCATCGACCTGAGCAACGCCGTGGCGGTCGCGACCGACGCGGGCGGTGGCAAGCGCGCCGGGAAGTTCGCCGAACGCCTCGGCATTCCCATGGCCATCATCGACAAGCGCCGGATCAGCGACGAAAAGGTCAAACACGGCCTGGTGATCGGCGAGGTGAGCGGCAAGGACGCGATCATTTTCGACGACGAGATCGCCGCGGCCAGCACGATCGTTTCCACCGTCGACACCCTGCGAAAAGCAGGAGCCAGGAAACTCTACGCCGGCGCCACCCACCCCGTGCTGTGCGGCCCCGCCATGGAGCGGCTGAAGGCGCTTGACCTCACCGCCATCATGGTGGCCAACACCGTGGAAGTTCCAGAATCCAAGCGGATCGGGAATCTTCAAGTGCTTTCGGTTGCAAAGCTGTTCGCCAAGGCCATCGACCGCATCCACACCGGCGAAAGCATCGGCGCCCTGTTCTCGTGACACCGTCGCTTGGCACTGTTCATGCAGCCGGAATCACCTATGATATATTGGCGAATATCGAAACAATCCAGCCGCTGACTGGCGCCATTGATGAAAAAAGACTAGTCTCGGCGCAACCCAGCCAGGCAGGCAAGCTCGCGAACGGCTTTGAGACACCGGATCTCGTCTTCAGCCAGGAGAACACCATGTTTCCCTTTTTCACTCGACGTCTTACGTTTGTCCTGATCGGCCTGGTCATGCTTTCCAGCAACGCCGTTTCGGCGTTGCCGACTCTCCTGAATTCCATTCCCAGCACGGACCTGATCCCTGCAGACAACCTGATGCTGCAGGCGAGTTATTACGAATACTATTTCACCGAAGATGCCAGCCGCGATTCCGTCCACACGCCGGGATCGATGATCTATTCGCTCGGGTATGGCCTGAAGAAAATGGAATTCGGGGTCGATGTGGTCGGACGCACATCGTTCTCAGGCACAGAATCCGGACTTTATGCGGGGCCAACGTCATTCAATCTCAAATACCAGATCTGCACCCAGGGAACCGGCAATGACAAGGTGTCATTCGCCGTCGGGGCGTTCAATATCGGCGCGCATGATTACGGAGACGATTTCGGGTTTTACCGCACCTCGCCGTATCTCGTGCTCTCGCATGCGTTCAAGGACTTCCGCCTTCACCTCGGGTATCAGTGGAACCTGTTCGGTTATTCCTGGGCCGACACCGACAGGAAGTCGAATGACGACGTGCTCGCCGGCTTCGATGCCGTCATCATCAAGCACAGAAAACGGCCGGTCTGGCTGCTGATCGATTATGCCGGCGGCCCATCGAAAATGGTCGCCTACGGGATTTCCCAGACCCTCACCCCGGAATGGAACTGGGGTGCTTCCTACTACGTGCCGGTCAACGACCATCTGCCCGTCTCGGGCGCGGAACTGCCGAGACAGTTCTGGGTTGGCGTCACGCGGTATTTCCCGTTGTAAGCCGTCTTGAATCACATGAAAACCATCCGCAGACTTTCGCAGCTGGTGGCACTTCTGGGATTCATCGCCCTTTTTCTGGCGGCGCGGTTTCCGTTCAGGCCGTGGGCGCCGGTCGATCTGGGGCTCAGGTTCAGCCCGTTCGGGGCCGTTCTCGATTCGCTTGCAAGCCTGAAACCGGCACTGCATTACGGACCTGGGATCGTCATTCTGCTGCTGACGCCGCTTTTCGGACGTTTCTTCTGCGGCTGGCTGTGCCCGCTGGGCGCGACGCTCGACGGATGGCGCCGGCTGTTCGGACCCAAAGCCGGAGAATCGGCTTCTTCGATCCTTGGCTTTTTGCGCTGGCCCAAATACGCGTTGCTGGTCATTCTCTCCGTTGCAGCCCTCGCGGGAGGCCCCTTCTGGGGCTGGTTCGATCCCCTCGCCCTGTTCAACCGCCTCGTGACCGGGGTCGCGTATCCGCTCACAACATATATATTCAGCAGTATTGCGTCCAACCTCAACTGGATTCCCGGCTTCATCGGGTTCAAGCGCTCGGTCGCAAAGTGGATGATGCCCGAAGCCCAGTTCGTTCCGTGGCAGTTCTGGCCTCTGTTCGCTCTCGGAGCGGCGATCCTCGTTCTGGAATTCTGGCGGCCACGGTTCTGGTGTCGCTCTGTCTGCCCCGCCGGGGCGCTGCTCGGCTTCTGCGCTTCCCACCGGCTCCACTCGCGACGCATCGATGAAAGCTGCGTCAACTGCGGAAGATGCAGCCGGGAGTGTCCGATGGCTGCGATCGAGGAGAATCCACGGCAGGTGAATCCCGCCGAGTGCATCGAGTGCCGCCTCTGCGACAACGTCTGCCCGCCGGGAACGTCGGCCATCGTCAGGAAATTCCACGCCGGCTCGCCCGTTCCCGCCCCGGTCGATCTGACGCGGCGACAGTTGATCGGTTCCGCCGCCTGCGGCCTCGCCATGGCGGCCGGGGAACGCATCCTACCCCAGAAACCGCTGGTCACCACCGGCCTGCTCCGGCCGCCGGGCGCCATCGACGAGGAAGCGTTCCGGCGCCACTGCATCCGGTGCCTCCAGTGCGTGCGCGTCTGCGCCTCGAACGGCGCCTGTCTTCAGCCCGACGGTCTCGAGAACGGTCTTTCGGGCCTCTGGGCGCCGGTCGCGAAGATGCGCACCGGATACTGCGAGGCGAACTGCAACCTCTGCGGCCAGGTCTGCCCGACCGGCGTCATCAGAAACCTGTCGCTCGACGAGAAATACAGGCACCCGATCGGAAGAGCGGTGTTCGACAAGAATTTCTGCATCCCGTATCGCCGGAACGAGGACTGCCTGGTCTGCGAGGAGCACTGCCCCGTTCCCGACAAGGCGATCAGGTTCGAACTGCGCGAGGCAACCGCTCCCGACGGGACAAAACGCATGATAAAATACCCCTACGTCGTCGCCGACACATGCATCGGCTGCGGCATCTGCGAACACAAATGCCCCCTCCCGGGCCGCGCCGGCATCTTCGTCTCGAACGAACGGTCGCGATAGCGTCGCCGCCGGCGCGGCATGGGCCGTTTTCACGCCAGATATATTCATTTTATTATATATTATTACGGAGGAATGCCATGTCAGGCAACTGCAAGAGGAAAAACATCCCCGGGTGCACATGCACCTACGAACCCTGCCCCCGCAAGGGCGTCTGCTGCGAATGCATCGCCTACCACCGCACTCACGGCGAGGTTCCCGGCTGCCTCTTCACGAAAGAAGGTGAAGCCACCTACGACCGCAGCATCAAAAACTTCATCGCCGACCGTTCCCGCTGCTGAGCGAGCCGTTCCCCGAACGATTCCGGGTGTACCGTTCGTTTTGCGCAGACAGCGGTTTTCGTCTCAGCTCTCGCCGGTGTCGGGCCGTTGGAGAAGCCAGAAGAGCGCGATCGACAGGTAGCAGGCGGCGGCGAGGAAGGCGAGCCCGCTGAAGCCGATACGCATCGCGAGGAGGGGGGCGCCCAGGGTCGCCAGAACCGACGCGAAACCGTTGGCGCCCCATGCCCAGGGAGCCAGGTCTTCGTCGGTTTTCATGATGTGCCGGAACCCGAGGGGAAAGAAGATGCCCATGGGAAACGCAAGCGGGGCGATGAACAGCATTCCCAGAGGAAACTTCTGCCAGTCGGGAAGGTGCATGGCGATCCGTATCGCCCCATCGAGCAGCCACGGGCTGGAAGCGGCGAGCAGGGCGACGACAGCGGCGCCCGTTATGCCGGCCTTTCCGGGGCGTTTCGCGACAATGTCGCTTGCCATGCTTCCGAGGCCGCTGAAGACGAGGAAGCCGGCGATGACCGTGGCCGCGGAATACACGGGGTGGCCGAGGAAAAGGACGAGCTTCTGCATGCACCCCATTTCGAGAAGCATGTATCCGGCGCCGATGGCGCAGAAATAGCCGAGCGACGCCATATTTTTCCGCGACACCCCTCGCCATCCGCGGACGACCACGATCGGAAACAGCAGGAGAAGGACGGTCAGGAAACCCGCCTGGATCATGGCCAGAACCATCAACAACGAGCCGAGTTCGACGAACGGGCGGGCCCTGTTGCCGAACTGCGCGAACAGGTCGGAAAGGCTGCTCCATTTCAGAAAATGGTAGAAATATGGTCGATCGTCCGTTGCCGCGGAAATCCGGAAAGGATATGCATTGATATATTCGTTGCGCCCGTCCCCGAGCAGGGCTTCGGAGCCTTCCTCATACCAGGGTCTGTCGAGTCGGTGATGAAGGCTCGTCCCGGAAGCCGTCGAGTCGGGCATGCGACAGACATCGAACGACCGCTCCGCGCAAAAGCGTCGGATTGCGCTCAACGCCGTCGGAGCGGGCGGATTTCGGAAACACAGGATGGTCACGGTCGCCCAGTTGCGGATCATGACGATGTTCGCGGCGGGATCGGCGCCGGCCCTTTCGAGCGCCTGGGCCATGGCGTCGACGATCTTGAGGGCGTCTCTCGGCGGCACCTCTGCCCATCGCGTCACCGAGATGACCCCGCCCGGCTTCAAACGCCGCACCATCTCCTCGAACGCTTCAACCGTGAACAGATACGACTCCTGGCCTGCCCGCAGACCGGCGCCGGCGAAACCGAACGCATCGACCAGAGACATCTGGATCAGGTC from Candidatus Ozemobacteraceae bacterium harbors:
- a CDS encoding ribose-phosphate diphosphokinase produces the protein MIDLLKVFAGRSNRQFAEEVTEHLGLRLGKLDISTFSNDNISVQIQENVRERDIFVIQSFTEPVSDHIMELFIILDALRSASAKRITAVIPYFSYARSDKKDAPRISITARLIADLLQTAGADRVLTMDLHSDQVHGFFSIPVDHLSAIPTLADHARQTIDLSNAVAVATDAGGGKRAGKFAERLGIPMAIIDKRRISDEKVKHGLVIGEVSGKDAIIFDDEIAAASTIVSTVDTLRKAGARKLYAGATHPVLCGPAMERLKALDLTAIMVANTVEVPESKRIGNLQVLSVAKLFAKAIDRIHTGESIGALFS
- a CDS encoding 4Fe-4S binding protein translates to MKTIRRLSQLVALLGFIALFLAARFPFRPWAPVDLGLRFSPFGAVLDSLASLKPALHYGPGIVILLLTPLFGRFFCGWLCPLGATLDGWRRLFGPKAGESASSILGFLRWPKYALLVILSVAALAGGPFWGWFDPLALFNRLVTGVAYPLTTYIFSSIASNLNWIPGFIGFKRSVAKWMMPEAQFVPWQFWPLFALGAAILVLEFWRPRFWCRSVCPAGALLGFCASHRLHSRRIDESCVNCGRCSRECPMAAIEENPRQVNPAECIECRLCDNVCPPGTSAIVRKFHAGSPVPAPVDLTRRQLIGSAACGLAMAAGERILPQKPLVTTGLLRPPGAIDEEAFRRHCIRCLQCVRVCASNGACLQPDGLENGLSGLWAPVAKMRTGYCEANCNLCGQVCPTGVIRNLSLDEKYRHPIGRAVFDKNFCIPYRRNEDCLVCEEHCPVPDKAIRFELREATAPDGTKRMIKYPYVVADTCIGCGICEHKCPLPGRAGIFVSNERSR
- a CDS encoding DUF6485 family protein, producing the protein MSGNCKRKNIPGCTCTYEPCPRKGVCCECIAYHRTHGEVPGCLFTKEGEATYDRSIKNFIADRSRC